CAGCATAATGATGCGATTGGACCTACAAAGGGCGGAATCAGATTCCATCCGAATGTAACGGAAAAAGAGATTAAGGCTTTATCTATTTGGATGAGTTTAAAGTGCGGGATTGTGGACTTGCCATATGGAGGGGCAAAAGGCGGTATTATCTGTGATCCTAGAAATATGTCATTCCGTGAACTGGAGAGACTGAGCCGCGGGTATGTCCGTGCAATCAGTCAGGTTGTAGGACCAACTAAAGATATCCCGGCGCCGGATGTTTTCACGAATTCGCAGATTATGGCGTGGATGATGGATGAGTATAGCCGGATGGATGAATTTAATTCACCTGGATTTATTACAGGAAAACCGCTCGTGCTGGGAGGATCTCACGGACGTGAAACCGCTACTGCTAAGGGTGTAACTATATGTATACGAGAAGCCGCAAAAAAGCGCGGAATCGATATAAAAGGGGCTAGGGTTGTCGTTCAAGGGTTTGGGAATGCAGGAAGTTTCCTGGCTAAATTTATGCATGACAGCGGAGCAAAGGTCATTGGAATTTCTGATGCGCAAGGAGCTTTATATGACCCTGAAGGCCTGGATATTGATTACCTTTTAGACAGGCGTGACAGCTTTGGGACGGTGACGAATCTGTTCCAAAATACGATAACGAATAAAGAACTATTGGAACTTGAATGTGATGTGCTCGTTCCAGCAGCGATTGAAAACCAAATCACTGATGAGAATGCACATAATATTAAAGCAAAGATTGTGGTGGAAGCAGCAAATGGACCGACCACTCTTGAAGGAACGAAAATCCTCACTGAGCGCGGCATTTTGCTTGTTCCAGATGTCTTGGCGTCAGCAGGAGGAGTCACGGTTTCCTATTTCGAGTGGGTTCAGAATAACCAAGGCTATTATTGGACTGAGGAAGAAGTGGAAGAGAAGTTGGAGAAAGTCATGGTCCGCTCCTTTAACAGCATTTACGATACTGCCAATACGCGCAAGGTGGACATGAGATTGGCTGCCTATATGATTGGGGTACGTAAGATGGCTGAGGCTTCCCGTTTCAGAGGCTGGATTTAATAGAATGCTAACAAGAAAAGTTTTCTGTCTTATGATGGAAAGCTTTTTTGTATGCTTATTATGGGTTAATATAATATAGGTGTTATTCTAATATGGCAATTACTGCAACCAGCTTTGGTATGCATATATAGACAGCCTGCATATAGGAGGAGAAACAGATGGCATTTGAGGATGCAATTATAATCGGTGGAGGTCCTTGCGGGATGCAAGCGGCAATCAGCCTTAAAGAAATTGGAAAGAACCCATTGATCATCGAGAAAGGGAACATCGTGAATGCTATTTATCACTACCCTACCCATCAGACGTTCTTTTCAACAAGCGACAAGTTAGAAATAGGAGATGTGGCCTTCATTACACAAAACCGCAAGCCCGTCCGTCTCCAAGCCTTAACGTATTACCGTGAAGTGGCGAATCGGAAGGAGCTTAGGGTCAATACATATGAACGAGTATTATCTGCTGTAAAAAGGGATGACGGGCTCTTTGTTGTCACCACGACCAAAGGGCAGTATGAGACGCCTTATGTTGTCCTTGCCACAGGTTATTATGACCAGCCGAATAGACTGGATGTTCCTGGAGAGGATCTCGATAAGGTCTTCCATTACTTTAAGGAAGGGCATCCTTATCATAATCAGGATGTGGTGGTTATCGGCGGCAAGAATTCAAGTGTAGATGCAGCCATGGAGCTGGCGATGGCAGGTGCGAGAGTGACCGTAATCTATCGCGGAGCTTCGTACTCCCCAAGTATTAAACCATGGATTCTCCCGGAATTTGAGTCCCTGGTACGTCATGGCAAGGTTAAGATGGAATTTAATGCGCATGTCCGAGAAATCAAACCTGAATCCGTCATTTATGAAAAAGATGGGATTCGTAATGAAATCAAAAATGATTATGTATTTGCCATGATCGGCTACCATCCTGATTTTGATTTCCTGAGCAAATGCGGAATCAAGTATGATGAACAGAGCGGTAAGCCTATCATTAATGATGAAACAATGGAAACGAATGTGGAGCAGTTATATATTGCCGGCGTGATTGCGGCAGGGAGAAATGCCAATGAAATTTTTATTGAGAACGGCCGATTCCACGGGGGTAAAATTGCGCATTCAATTGCAGAAAAAGAAAAGAATGAAAAGTAAGACGGAGATAGAGGTGCAAGTATGAAAAAAATATCATTAATCACTACTGGCGGCACGATTGCTAGTAAGGAAATGTCAAAGGGACTTCTGGATTCGGGGGCATTAAGCGGGGATGAACTGGCTTCCTTATGCCAATTGCCTGACGGATTTGATATTAAAGTAATCGACCTGTTCCAGAAGCCTTCCATGCATATCAATTTTGATATGATGACAGCCGTTAAAGAGGCAATCGAAAAAGAGCTAGAGGACAAGAGTGTGACTGGAGTTGTTGTTACTCATGGGACAGACTCGCTTGAAGAAACGGCCTATTTTCTTGATTTAACAACAAATGATTCCCGACCTATTGTGGTTACCGGTTCACAGCGCTCCCCGCAAGAGGTTGGAACAGATGTTTATTCAAATTTGCGCAACTCTATTTTCGTTGCCGCAAATGAATTGCTGCACGATGTAGGCGTCCTTGTCGTATTTAATGAGCGAATTTATTCCGCCCGATATGTAAAGAAAGTGCACGCCTCTAACCTCCAAGGCTTTGAATCCTTTGGTTATGGATATTTAGGCATCATCGATAATGATCTGGTCAGTGTGTACCAAAAGCCCATTTATCATGAATCATATGAGATAGATGGGAATAAGATTCCAAGGGTGGAAATTGTGAAATGCTATACGGGCTCTGATGGTCTATTCATTGATGCAGCCGTTCAGAATGGTGTGCAAGGTATTGTCCTAGAAGGGGTTGGCAGAGGGCAGGTAACTCCTTATATGCTGGATTCAATTCAAAACGCTCTTGATAAAGGGGTAACGGTTGTGATGACCACAAGTGCCGAGGAGGGCAAGGTCTATCCGGCATACGGTTATGTCGGCAGTGCTCATGATTTGCGGAGCAGAGGCGTCATTCTTGGAGAGGATTATGACAGCAAGAAGGCAAGAATTAAGCTGGCGGTCTTATTGGCGAACGGTAAAAGAGATATTGAACAAGCATTTAAGCTATGACTTTTGTCTCAAAAAGAATTTCAAACGGATGTATTTTAATCAAGTACATGGTAGGATAGATGGTAAGTATGGGAGAGGAAGGAGTATGCCATGTTAAATATCGTAACCGCAGGGGTTGCTCCTGGTTTAGCCCTGCTTATCTATTTCTATTTGAAAGACCAATATAATACGGAACCGATCTCGGTTGTGCTAAAGGCTTTTATATATGGGGCGCTGATTGTTATGCCTGTCAT
This DNA window, taken from Pradoshia eiseniae, encodes the following:
- a CDS encoding asparaginase translates to MKKISLITTGGTIASKEMSKGLLDSGALSGDELASLCQLPDGFDIKVIDLFQKPSMHINFDMMTAVKEAIEKELEDKSVTGVVVTHGTDSLEETAYFLDLTTNDSRPIVVTGSQRSPQEVGTDVYSNLRNSIFVAANELLHDVGVLVVFNERIYSARYVKKVHASNLQGFESFGYGYLGIIDNDLVSVYQKPIYHESYEIDGNKIPRVEIVKCYTGSDGLFIDAAVQNGVQGIVLEGVGRGQVTPYMLDSIQNALDKGVTVVMTTSAEEGKVYPAYGYVGSAHDLRSRGVILGEDYDSKKARIKLAVLLANGKRDIEQAFKL
- a CDS encoding Glu/Leu/Phe/Val family dehydrogenase, with amino-acid sequence MSADHQTNEDRLDVLKSTQTVIHKALDKLGYQEEVYELLKEPLRMLTVKIPVKMDDGTVKVFTGYRAQHNDAIGPTKGGIRFHPNVTEKEIKALSIWMSLKCGIVDLPYGGAKGGIICDPRNMSFRELERLSRGYVRAISQVVGPTKDIPAPDVFTNSQIMAWMMDEYSRMDEFNSPGFITGKPLVLGGSHGRETATAKGVTICIREAAKKRGIDIKGARVVVQGFGNAGSFLAKFMHDSGAKVIGISDAQGALYDPEGLDIDYLLDRRDSFGTVTNLFQNTITNKELLELECDVLVPAAIENQITDENAHNIKAKIVVEAANGPTTLEGTKILTERGILLVPDVLASAGGVTVSYFEWVQNNQGYYWTEEEVEEKLEKVMVRSFNSIYDTANTRKVDMRLAAYMIGVRKMAEASRFRGWI
- a CDS encoding YpdA family putative bacillithiol disulfide reductase yields the protein MAFEDAIIIGGGPCGMQAAISLKEIGKNPLIIEKGNIVNAIYHYPTHQTFFSTSDKLEIGDVAFITQNRKPVRLQALTYYREVANRKELRVNTYERVLSAVKRDDGLFVVTTTKGQYETPYVVLATGYYDQPNRLDVPGEDLDKVFHYFKEGHPYHNQDVVVIGGKNSSVDAAMELAMAGARVTVIYRGASYSPSIKPWILPEFESLVRHGKVKMEFNAHVREIKPESVIYEKDGIRNEIKNDYVFAMIGYHPDFDFLSKCGIKYDEQSGKPIINDETMETNVEQLYIAGVIAAGRNANEIFIENGRFHGGKIAHSIAEKEKNEK